In one window of Chryseobacterium sp. JV274 DNA:
- a CDS encoding phosphatase PAP2 family protein, with product MKKLRFLLLPVSILVCSQEVDTLKVKELPKESELQKVQTYTLKDGSVRTYPKPKLLDFVTKLPRNFINTNKDFVAKDHAYYLGGAVAATLILLPFDQKLIDNSRELGERWGMDKDNNYNKIGGVFKIPKDIGSTLYLIGNGSTLVLLGIGFGTYGLIKNDYRAQATASGLMESLILSGVFTQTIKRITGRESPFIAEINGNKGGAWNPFPSFSEFGRNTSNYDAMPSGHLTTFMAGITVIADNYPDAVWIKPIGYTLAGALCFQMMQSKVHWASDYPLALLMGYFIGKTISKSRYTSSEGTIGKTKYNLNFTASRQWEYNMVGVKLSF from the coding sequence ATGAAAAAACTGAGATTTCTACTCTTACCAGTTTCAATATTGGTATGCTCACAAGAAGTTGACACACTGAAAGTAAAAGAATTGCCCAAGGAATCTGAGCTGCAAAAAGTACAGACTTATACCTTGAAAGACGGTTCTGTCAGAACTTACCCAAAACCCAAATTATTGGACTTTGTAACGAAATTACCCAGAAACTTTATCAATACAAATAAAGATTTCGTTGCCAAAGATCATGCTTATTATCTTGGAGGTGCCGTTGCTGCTACTCTGATTCTCTTGCCATTTGATCAGAAACTGATTGACAATTCAAGAGAGTTGGGAGAAAGATGGGGAATGGATAAAGACAATAACTACAACAAAATAGGTGGTGTTTTTAAAATCCCTAAAGATATTGGATCTACCTTATATCTGATAGGAAATGGTTCCACACTGGTCTTACTGGGCATTGGTTTTGGAACGTATGGTTTGATTAAAAATGATTACAGGGCACAGGCTACAGCCAGTGGTTTGATGGAAAGTTTAATTCTTTCCGGAGTTTTCACCCAAACTATCAAAAGAATTACCGGAAGAGAAAGCCCTTTTATTGCAGAGATCAACGGAAATAAAGGAGGTGCCTGGAATCCTTTTCCAAGCTTTTCAGAATTTGGCAGGAATACCTCGAACTATGATGCGATGCCGTCAGGACATTTAACAACCTTTATGGCTGGAATTACAGTGATTGCAGATAATTATCCGGATGCAGTATGGATCAAACCGATAGGGTACACTTTAGCAGGAGCTTTATGTTTTCAGATGATGCAAAGTAAAGTTCACTGGGCTTCAGATTATCCGCTCGCTTTATTAATGGGATATTTTATTGGAAAAACAATATCAAAAAGCCGATATACTTCATCAGAAGGCACCATCGGAAAAACAAAATATAATCTGAATTTTACGGCATCCCGCCAATGGGAATATAATATGGTAGGTGTAAAACTCTCTTTTTAA
- a CDS encoding MmcQ/YjbR family DNA-binding protein gives MDANEILDYCLAKKGVTESFPFDNETLVLKVDTKMFLLMGLERQPLAINVKTDPEWSAELREQYPQITGAYHMNKTHWNSVTADGLKRDMIFKLIDHSYDLVFKSLTKKAQNAVNSL, from the coding sequence ATGGATGCCAACGAAATTTTAGATTACTGTCTTGCGAAAAAAGGAGTTACGGAAAGCTTTCCGTTTGATAACGAGACTCTTGTGTTGAAAGTAGACACCAAAATGTTTTTACTGATGGGGCTTGAAAGACAACCCTTAGCGATTAATGTAAAAACAGATCCTGAATGGAGTGCAGAGCTTCGTGAACAGTATCCTCAGATTACAGGGGCTTATCATATGAACAAAACCCATTGGAATTCTGTAACAGCAGATGGTTTGAAAAGAGATATGATCTTTAAACTCATTGACCATTCCTATGATTTGGTTTTTAAATCCCTGACAAAGAAGGCTCAGAATGCAGTAAATTCTTTATAA
- a CDS encoding pyridoxal phosphate-dependent aminotransferase — translation MKVSKLAANLIGSEIVKIGNEVNDLKAKGAEIANLTIGDLNSNIYPIPALLKEEIQKAYQNNLTNYPPANGLLSLRKEVSKDLKKRWNLDYSPEDILITAGSRPLIYAVYKTIVDEGDKVVYPTPSWNNNHYAYLTSANAVEVKTKPETNFLPTADDLRPHLDGAVLLALCSPLNPTGTMFTKEQLSEICELVIAENKKRGADEKPLYLMYDQIYSCLTFGAEHVDPVSLFPEMKDYTIYIDGISKCLAATGVRVGWGFGPAHILDKMKALLTHVGAWAPKPEQEATAKFYANPENVDTFVEDFKGKLEESLKVLHNGVQDLKGKGLSVDSIEPMGALYLTIKLNYIGKTKPDGGIIENSSDLVFYLINEAGVALVPFSAFGEDKSEPWFRASVGGLATDEIKVMLPKLESALNNLK, via the coding sequence GTGAAAGTTTCAAAATTAGCAGCGAACCTGATCGGTTCTGAAATTGTAAAAATTGGTAACGAAGTAAATGATCTAAAAGCAAAGGGAGCAGAAATTGCCAATCTTACTATTGGTGATCTGAATTCTAATATCTATCCTATTCCGGCATTGCTGAAGGAAGAGATTCAGAAAGCATATCAGAATAATCTGACGAATTATCCGCCTGCAAATGGACTTTTATCTTTAAGAAAAGAAGTTTCCAAAGACCTTAAAAAAAGATGGAACCTGGACTATTCTCCAGAAGATATTTTGATTACGGCAGGATCAAGACCTTTGATTTATGCGGTATACAAAACAATTGTAGACGAAGGAGATAAAGTAGTTTATCCTACACCATCATGGAACAACAATCACTATGCTTATCTTACTTCTGCCAATGCTGTAGAAGTAAAAACAAAACCTGAAACTAACTTTCTTCCGACAGCAGATGATCTAAGACCTCATCTGGATGGAGCTGTATTATTAGCACTTTGCTCACCATTGAACCCTACAGGAACAATGTTTACAAAAGAGCAGCTTTCAGAAATCTGTGAATTGGTCATCGCTGAAAACAAAAAAAGAGGGGCAGACGAAAAACCGTTATACTTAATGTATGACCAGATCTATTCTTGTCTTACTTTTGGCGCTGAGCATGTAGATCCTGTTTCTCTTTTCCCTGAAATGAAAGACTATACAATCTACATCGATGGTATTTCCAAATGCCTTGCAGCAACAGGAGTACGTGTAGGATGGGGATTCGGGCCTGCTCATATTCTTGATAAAATGAAAGCACTTCTTACTCACGTTGGAGCATGGGCACCAAAACCAGAGCAGGAAGCTACGGCTAAATTCTATGCAAACCCAGAGAATGTAGATACTTTTGTTGAGGATTTTAAAGGTAAACTTGAAGAAAGTTTAAAAGTTCTTCACAACGGAGTTCAGGATTTAAAAGGAAAAGGACTTTCAGTAGACAGTATCGAACCCATGGGAGCTCTTTATCTTACGATTAAGTTAAACTATATCGGAAAAACAAAACCCGATGGAGGAATCATTGAAAACTCTTCAGACCTGGTATTTTACCTGATCAATGAAGCAGGGGTGGCTTTAGTACCATTCTCAGCCTTCGGAGAAGACAAATCTGAACCTTGGTTCCGTGCTTCTGTAGGAGGATTGGCTACAGATGAGATCAAAGTAATGCTTCCAAAACTGGAAAGTGCTTTGAACAATTTAAAATAG
- a CDS encoding NAD(P)H-binding protein: MKALVIGATGATGKDLVNQLLNDKEFDEVDIFVRKPVDIQDEKLKVHIVNFEKPEEWKDMVNGDVAFSCLGTTLKDAGSKEAQKKVDFDYQYEFAKAARENNVEDYILVSAYGANPQSKIFYSKMKGELEEAVKLLHFNKITIFKPGMLERTNSERTGEVLGSRIIKFANKLGLLESQKPLPTNILAKAMIKSSKIKSNGYSSIKLGNIFCFAEKTNE; this comes from the coding sequence ATGAAAGCTTTGGTAATAGGTGCTACAGGCGCCACGGGAAAAGATCTTGTCAATCAGCTATTGAATGACAAAGAGTTTGACGAAGTGGATATTTTTGTTAGAAAACCTGTTGATATTCAGGATGAAAAGCTTAAGGTTCATATTGTGAATTTTGAAAAGCCTGAAGAATGGAAAGATATGGTGAATGGAGATGTGGCGTTTTCGTGCCTGGGAACTACTTTAAAAGATGCAGGAAGTAAAGAGGCTCAAAAGAAAGTAGATTTCGATTATCAGTATGAATTTGCAAAAGCTGCGAGAGAAAATAATGTGGAAGATTATATTCTGGTATCCGCTTATGGTGCCAATCCGCAGTCCAAAATTTTCTATTCTAAAATGAAAGGTGAGCTGGAAGAAGCCGTAAAGCTGCTGCATTTCAATAAGATCACTATTTTCAAACCGGGAATGCTTGAACGAACAAATTCTGAGAGAACCGGAGAAGTTCTTGGCAGCCGGATTATAAAATTTGCCAATAAACTGGGGTTATTAGAAAGCCAGAAGCCACTCCCCACCAATATTCTGGCAAAAGCAATGATAAAATCTTCAAAAATAAAAAGTAACGGATACTCCAGTATAAAACTTGGAAATATTTTCTGTTTTGCGGAAAAGACTAATGAATAA
- a CDS encoding GIN domain-containing protein gives MKKVVYTLMLMAVVSCGKVSPKGNIEKKDVDVSEFVNLDLEGKFRVFYAKGPKNFVEIETYPNVANNLDVDVKDKTLFIKEKRGTKGVDFYNVTIYSKYNLEKVAVSDSVEVNISSEIKTDNFRLSMKNNASFMGSVNTRRAEVEMHNRSRANFLGLSKDAVIKISDTASLIAPYWKITNLNIDSKNGNYAEVNVKDSLKGHIQNTAKFIYYNDPIRAFKIEKTTKVENKKLE, from the coding sequence ATGAAAAAAGTTGTATACACATTAATGCTGATGGCAGTAGTTTCCTGTGGAAAAGTTTCTCCGAAAGGAAATATTGAAAAGAAGGATGTGGATGTTTCGGAGTTTGTAAACCTTGATCTGGAAGGGAAATTCCGTGTATTTTATGCCAAAGGGCCTAAGAATTTTGTGGAAATAGAAACCTATCCGAATGTTGCTAATAACCTTGATGTGGATGTAAAAGATAAGACCCTTTTCATCAAAGAAAAAAGAGGTACTAAAGGAGTGGATTTTTATAATGTAACAATTTATTCAAAATATAACCTGGAAAAAGTAGCTGTTTCTGATTCTGTGGAAGTGAATATTTCAAGTGAAATAAAGACAGACAATTTCAGACTTAGCATGAAAAATAATGCAAGCTTCATGGGGTCTGTAAATACCAGAAGAGCAGAGGTGGAAATGCACAACAGAAGCCGCGCCAATTTCCTTGGATTGTCCAAAGATGCCGTTATAAAGATTTCAGATACAGCAAGTTTAATTGCTCCATACTGGAAAATTACCAATTTGAATATCGACTCTAAAAACGGGAATTATGCAGAAGTAAATGTAAAAGATTCTTTAAAAGGACATATTCAGAATACTGCAAAATTTATCTATTACAACGACCCTATCAGAGCTTTTAAAATAGAGAAAACAACGAAAGTTGAAAATAAGAAATTAGAGTAG
- a CDS encoding phospho-sugar mutase, translating to MNTLEKAKLWLSDTFDKETREAVQSLIDSNSPDLEDSFYRELEFGTGGMRGIMGVGTNRLNKYTLGQATQGLANYMLQQFKGEEIKVAIAYDVRHNSKEFGKLVADVLTANGIKVLLFKDHRPTPELSFTVRDKKCNGGIVLTASHNPPEYNGYKVYWNDGAQIVPPNDEAIINEVYSVKFEEIKFNGNDDLIEWIGEEQDDVYIDACIENSTYQNVGKENLNIVFTSIHGTTYTTVPKALEKAGFKKIDLVREQMIPSGNFPTVDSPNPEEPAALEMAMDLARITNADIVIGTDPDGDRLGIAVRNLDGEMQLLNGNQTNTILTYYILNEWRKQGRITGKEFIGSTIVTSDIFFDIAQKFGVECKVGLTGFKWIGKMIREAEGTQKFVCGGEESFGFMTGDFVRDKDSCGSILLACEIAAWCKANGKTMYQYMIEIYEDLGMYYEGLINIVRKGKEGAEEIENMMKNFRENPPKELAGSLVEEVKDFKEQTSLTISTNEKKVMNDIPKSNVLIYYTQDGTKVCVRPSGTEPKIKFYVSVKDSITSETDFRDKLKSLETKIGAVKTDLKLD from the coding sequence ATGAATACACTAGAAAAAGCGAAACTTTGGTTAAGTGATACCTTCGATAAAGAAACAAGAGAGGCTGTACAATCACTGATTGACAGCAATTCTCCAGATCTGGAAGATTCTTTCTACAGAGAACTGGAATTCGGGACAGGAGGAATGCGTGGAATAATGGGAGTAGGAACCAACCGCTTGAATAAATATACATTAGGACAGGCTACGCAAGGATTGGCGAACTATATGCTGCAGCAATTCAAAGGAGAAGAGATCAAAGTAGCTATTGCTTATGATGTTCGTCATAACTCAAAAGAATTCGGAAAGCTGGTAGCTGATGTTTTGACAGCCAATGGAATCAAAGTACTGCTTTTCAAAGATCACAGACCCACTCCGGAATTGTCTTTCACAGTACGTGATAAAAAATGTAACGGGGGAATTGTATTGACAGCTTCTCATAACCCGCCGGAATACAACGGTTATAAAGTATACTGGAATGACGGAGCTCAGATTGTTCCGCCTAATGATGAAGCCATTATCAATGAAGTGTATTCTGTAAAGTTTGAAGAAATTAAATTCAACGGAAATGATGATCTTATCGAGTGGATCGGAGAGGAGCAGGACGATGTATATATCGATGCATGTATTGAAAACTCTACCTATCAGAATGTTGGAAAAGAAAATTTAAATATAGTTTTCACATCAATCCACGGAACAACATATACCACTGTTCCTAAAGCACTTGAAAAAGCAGGATTCAAAAAAATAGATCTTGTGAGAGAACAGATGATCCCAAGCGGAAATTTCCCTACTGTAGATTCTCCAAACCCGGAAGAGCCTGCAGCATTGGAAATGGCAATGGATCTTGCAAGAATTACGAATGCAGATATCGTGATTGGCACAGACCCGGATGGTGACAGATTGGGAATTGCGGTAAGAAATCTTGATGGTGAAATGCAGCTGTTGAACGGAAACCAGACCAATACCATTCTTACCTACTATATCCTGAATGAATGGAGAAAACAAGGAAGAATTACAGGAAAAGAATTTATAGGTTCTACGATTGTAACTTCAGATATCTTCTTTGATATCGCTCAGAAATTCGGAGTAGAGTGCAAAGTAGGTCTTACCGGATTCAAATGGATCGGAAAAATGATCCGTGAAGCAGAAGGAACACAAAAATTTGTGTGTGGAGGTGAAGAAAGTTTCGGATTTATGACCGGAGATTTCGTTCGTGACAAAGATTCTTGTGGAAGTATCCTTTTAGCTTGCGAAATTGCAGCGTGGTGCAAAGCCAACGGAAAAACAATGTATCAGTACATGATCGAGATCTATGAAGATCTTGGAATGTATTACGAAGGATTAATCAACATTGTAAGAAAAGGAAAAGAAGGCGCTGAAGAGATCGAGAATATGATGAAAAACTTCCGTGAAAACCCTCCAAAAGAATTGGCAGGATCATTAGTGGAAGAAGTAAAGGATTTCAAAGAACAGACAAGCCTTACCATTTCTACGAACGAGAAAAAAGTAATGAATGATATTCCAAAGTCCAACGTATTGATTTATTACACACAGGATGGAACAAAAGTATGCGTAAGACCTTCAGGAACAGAACCAAAAATCAAGTTCTATGTTTCAGTGAAGGATTCTATTACTTCAGAAACGGATTTCAGAGATAAATTAAAATCATTGGAAACTAAAATAGGGGCCGTTAAAACAGATTTGAAACTGGATTAA
- a CDS encoding glutathione peroxidase, giving the protein MKNIFLLLLSCIAFLQSCTNQKSEISKAKTTELMGKTIYDFKVESLDGKEINFADFKGKKILIVNTASECGFTPQYADLEKVYEEYKDKLVVVGFPANNFGGQEPGTNTEIGAFCQKNYGVTFPLAAKVSVKGDDTAPIFKYLTEQELNGVKNTTILWNFTKFLVDENGKLIDSFVSTTKPTDEAITKYLK; this is encoded by the coding sequence ATGAAAAATATTTTTTTACTGCTGCTTTCTTGTATAGCATTCCTGCAAAGCTGCACCAATCAAAAAAGTGAAATTTCTAAAGCCAAAACCACTGAACTTATGGGAAAAACAATATATGACTTCAAAGTAGAAAGTCTTGACGGGAAAGAAATCAATTTTGCAGATTTCAAAGGAAAGAAAATCCTGATTGTCAATACCGCTTCAGAATGTGGATTTACTCCTCAGTATGCTGATCTTGAGAAAGTATATGAGGAATATAAAGATAAGCTGGTTGTAGTAGGATTCCCTGCCAATAATTTTGGCGGACAGGAACCTGGAACCAATACCGAAATTGGCGCTTTCTGTCAGAAAAATTACGGAGTGACATTCCCTTTGGCAGCTAAAGTCTCCGTAAAAGGAGATGATACCGCCCCGATCTTCAAGTATTTAACAGAACAGGAATTAAACGGAGTAAAAAATACAACCATTCTTTGGAACTTTACCAAATTCCTGGTTGATGAAAACGGAAAATTGATTGATTCTTTTGTAAGTACTACAAAGCCTACTGATGAGGCGATTACAAAGTATCTGAAATAA
- the kdsB gene encoding 3-deoxy-manno-octulosonate cytidylyltransferase produces MKIIAVIPARYEASRFPGKLMQILGEKTVITTTYQNVVETGLFDEVFVATDSEIIFDEIEKNGGKAVMTGQHETGSDRIAEAVQNIDCDIVINVQGDEPFLKLEPLHQLIEVFKHDDQQEISLASLKIQLHEKEEVENPNNVKVITDNNGFALYFSRSVIPFHREVSYGISYFKHIGVYAFRKEALLQFSKLEMKPLEISEKIECIRYLEYGMKIKMIETNFVGVGIDTPEDLEKARKLI; encoded by the coding sequence ATGAAAATAATAGCTGTCATCCCTGCACGTTACGAAGCGAGCCGTTTTCCAGGGAAACTAATGCAGATTTTAGGAGAAAAAACCGTTATCACTACCACTTATCAGAACGTAGTGGAAACCGGGCTATTTGACGAAGTTTTTGTGGCAACAGACTCTGAAATTATTTTTGATGAAATCGAAAAAAACGGTGGAAAAGCTGTTATGACAGGACAGCACGAGACTGGAAGCGACCGTATTGCAGAAGCTGTACAGAATATAGACTGCGATATCGTGATCAATGTTCAGGGTGATGAGCCTTTCCTTAAACTGGAACCTTTACATCAGCTGATTGAAGTCTTTAAACATGATGATCAGCAGGAAATTTCTTTAGCTTCTTTAAAAATACAGCTGCATGAGAAAGAGGAAGTTGAAAATCCTAATAATGTAAAAGTTATTACAGATAACAATGGTTTTGCTTTGTATTTCAGCCGTTCTGTAATCCCTTTTCATAGGGAAGTTTCCTATGGTATAAGCTATTTTAAACATATTGGGGTATATGCTTTCAGGAAGGAAGCGCTATTGCAGTTTTCAAAACTGGAAATGAAACCATTGGAAATATCTGAAAAAATCGAATGCATCCGCTATCTTGAATACGGAATGAAGATCAAAATGATAGAAACCAATTTCGTAGGAGTGGGTATTGATACACCGGAAGATCTTGAAAAAGCCAGAAAGCTGATTTAA
- a CDS encoding YbaY family lipoprotein: MRNHLLLFVAAGTLMLSSCTQSVKKSTAENPASAVSASENLKIEFSGTENFTIKNPKLKVSLYGMDEKLADAPATLITEKEYEQKSVPFTIDLPVPKDAESKINPKPAGPAKYYVTISWDSDGNGKADEKGDIFVDYDKQFPNVKLSSEPQKIYLKILK; encoded by the coding sequence ATGAGAAATCACCTTTTATTATTCGTAGCAGCAGGTACATTGATGTTGTCAAGCTGCACCCAATCAGTAAAGAAAAGCACTGCTGAAAATCCGGCTTCTGCTGTCTCAGCTTCAGAAAATCTTAAAATAGAATTTTCAGGAACAGAGAATTTTACGATTAAAAATCCAAAACTTAAAGTAAGCTTATACGGAATGGATGAAAAACTGGCAGATGCTCCTGCCACTTTAATTACAGAAAAAGAGTATGAGCAGAAATCTGTACCGTTCACTATTGACCTGCCAGTACCCAAAGATGCTGAAAGCAAAATCAATCCAAAACCTGCAGGACCGGCAAAATATTATGTAACAATAAGCTGGGATTCTGACGGAAACGGAAAAGCAGATGAAAAAGGGGATATTTTTGTTGATTATGACAAACAGTTTCCTAACGTGAAACTAAGTAGTGAACCTCAGAAAATATACTTAAAAATATTGAAATAA
- a CDS encoding lipocalin family protein, with amino-acid sequence MFNLKPILFYFLLLFTASCSSNKLSGSWEFIDIYDGEIRQTDTLKTKTNNSRYGTGILTFYRDKTFSSIGNNGTYQIENNLLKMKYHGDEKVTSMRISNISKDYLLLFSMAGSPKTWFYKKVRGKEK; translated from the coding sequence ATGTTTAACCTCAAACCTATTCTTTTTTATTTTCTTTTACTTTTTACAGCCTCCTGCTCATCTAACAAACTTTCTGGTTCCTGGGAGTTTATTGATATTTATGACGGAGAAATCCGTCAGACGGATACGTTGAAGACCAAGACAAACAATTCCAGATACGGAACAGGAATTCTCACTTTTTATCGGGATAAAACTTTCAGTTCGATTGGGAATAACGGGACTTATCAGATAGAAAATAATTTGTTGAAAATGAAGTATCATGGTGATGAAAAAGTAACATCCATGAGAATTTCTAATATCAGTAAAGATTACCTGCTTTTATTTTCAATGGCCGGAAGTCCTAAAACATGGTTTTATAAAAAAGTAAGAGGAAAGGAGAAATAA
- a CDS encoding histidine kinase: MKKLLLVFGLIFSYLTFAQTAKEIIDKNIELSGGLTNWKLLNSVLLQGKVVLGIKDEYPIKIYQQRPNLTKTLITTGGKETAIEGFDGTKGYAMNYAANKLQEYPEYVPESFDNDFIDWENKGFDAKYLGKEKVGDIYCHKVELTKNVNKNMYYFDTKTYMLLKEVKKDETLIYSDYKKVGNIIMPFRIESSSTKKDGDYVMLLNKVEINKVFPANIFKF, from the coding sequence ATGAAGAAGTTACTATTAGTATTTGGACTGATATTTTCGTATTTAACATTTGCGCAGACTGCAAAGGAAATTATAGACAAAAACATTGAATTATCCGGAGGGTTAACCAATTGGAAACTTTTGAATTCAGTATTGCTTCAGGGAAAAGTAGTATTGGGAATCAAAGATGAATATCCGATAAAAATTTATCAGCAGCGTCCAAATCTTACTAAAACATTAATTACTACCGGCGGAAAAGAAACTGCAATTGAAGGTTTTGACGGTACCAAAGGATATGCAATGAATTATGCCGCCAATAAACTTCAGGAATACCCTGAATATGTACCGGAAAGTTTTGATAATGACTTCATTGATTGGGAAAACAAAGGTTTTGATGCCAAATATCTTGGAAAAGAAAAAGTAGGAGACATCTACTGTCATAAAGTAGAACTTACCAAAAATGTGAATAAGAATATGTATTATTTTGATACAAAGACTTATATGCTTTTAAAAGAAGTGAAAAAAGATGAAACGCTGATATATTCTGACTATAAAAAAGTAGGAAATATTATTATGCCTTTCAGAATTGAATCTTCCAGTACCAAAAAAGACGGAGATTATGTGATGTTACTGAACAAAGTAGAAATCAACAAAGTTTTTCCGGCTAACATTTTTAAGTTTTAA
- a CDS encoding VOC family protein: protein MKKIIFTLSILAAFMSGFAFKAVTENKSDETKRVTGIGGIFFKCKDPKKMREWYESHLGLVTNEYGAVFEWYQGADQSKKGFSQWSPFSEKTKYFQPSEKDFMINYRVENLEKLIEQLKKENVTIVDKMEIYEYGKFVHIMDIEGNKIELWEPNDIEYEKLGQKMGSKTTK, encoded by the coding sequence ATGAAGAAAATAATTTTTACCCTTTCTATTCTGGCAGCTTTTATGTCAGGATTTGCTTTTAAAGCCGTTACAGAAAATAAATCTGATGAAACAAAAAGAGTAACCGGTATCGGCGGAATCTTTTTTAAATGTAAAGATCCTAAAAAGATGAGAGAATGGTATGAAAGCCATCTGGGACTTGTGACCAATGAATACGGAGCTGTATTCGAGTGGTATCAGGGAGCAGATCAATCTAAAAAAGGATTTAGCCAATGGAGTCCTTTCAGTGAAAAAACAAAATATTTTCAGCCTTCTGAGAAAGATTTCATGATCAATTATCGGGTAGAAAATCTTGAAAAACTGATCGAGCAGCTTAAAAAAGAAAATGTAACCATTGTTGATAAAATGGAGATTTATGAATATGGGAAATTTGTCCATATTATGGATATAGAAGGCAACAAAATAGAACTTTGGGAACCTAATGATATTGAATATGAAAAGCTGGGGCAAAAAATGGGAAGTAAAACCACAAAGTAA
- a CDS encoding bifunctional riboflavin kinase/FAD synthetase, giving the protein MKVFKNFTDYSSQKPLALSLGMFDGVHLGHKSIIDELTKVGTENNLETAILTFWPHPRFVFNPNEDLKLLNTLEEKKQLVEKYGVDNLFLKEFDEEFRNLTGEEFVRQILIDKLNVKYLIIGYDHSFGKNKSGNFELLQTLSKELDFDVEQMEAINIHENNISSTKVRNALLTGNIKEANEMLGYSYSVSGTVVHGKKIGRTIGYPTANIDTESIKLLPKKGAYIVEVFIKGNQYKGMLSVGTNPTVNGEKLTVEVYILDFDGDIYDEEITVSFRDFLHDEIKFEGLEKLIERLDEDKRLTEKFDF; this is encoded by the coding sequence TTGAAAGTTTTCAAGAATTTTACAGATTATTCCTCACAGAAGCCTTTAGCATTGTCTTTAGGAATGTTTGACGGGGTACATCTCGGGCACAAGAGTATTATTGATGAACTGACGAAAGTAGGTACAGAGAACAATCTGGAAACTGCTATCCTTACTTTCTGGCCGCATCCAAGGTTTGTTTTTAATCCTAATGAAGATTTAAAACTTCTGAATACCTTAGAAGAAAAGAAACAGCTGGTTGAGAAGTATGGTGTTGATAATCTGTTCCTGAAGGAGTTTGATGAAGAGTTCAGAAACTTAACCGGAGAAGAATTTGTACGTCAAATTTTAATTGATAAACTCAACGTTAAATACCTTATTATAGGATATGACCATTCTTTCGGAAAAAACAAGAGTGGAAATTTTGAACTTCTTCAAACATTATCCAAGGAGCTTGATTTTGATGTTGAACAAATGGAAGCAATCAATATTCACGAAAACAATATCAGTTCCACGAAAGTACGTAATGCCCTTTTAACAGGAAATATTAAGGAGGCCAACGAAATGCTGGGATACTCCTACTCTGTTTCAGGAACGGTAGTTCACGGGAAGAAAATCGGAAGAACAATTGGCTATCCAACGGCCAATATTGATACGGAATCAATTAAACTTTTACCTAAAAAAGGAGCTTATATTGTAGAAGTATTCATAAAAGGCAACCAATATAAAGGAATGCTGAGTGTGGGAACCAACCCTACGGTAAATGGAGAGAAATTAACTGTGGAAGTTTATATCCTTGATTTTGATGGAGATATCTATGATGAAGAAATTACGGTAAGTTTCAGAGATTTTCTTCATGATGAAATCAAATTTGAAGGTCTTGAAAAATTGATTGAAAGACTGGACGAAGATAAGAGGTTAACAGAGAAATTTGATTTTTAA